Proteins from a single region of Manis javanica isolate MJ-LG chromosome 5, MJ_LKY, whole genome shotgun sequence:
- the SIRPA gene encoding tyrosine-protein phosphatase non-receptor type substrate 1 isoform X1 — MEPARPAPGRLGPLLCLLLAASSPWTGVAGEEELQVIQPDRSVSVAAGQTATLNCTLNSLLPVGPIKWFRGSGPGRQLIYSFKGGEGSFPRVTTATDATKRSNTDFSIRISNITPEDTGVYYCVKFQKGTPDVEIKSGPGTQVTVSAKPSPPVVSGPTERATPEQTVSFTCQSHGFSPRNITLKWFKNGNELSASQTNVDPEGDSASYRISSTAEVVLAPGDVRSQVICEVAHVTLQGGSPLRGTTNLSETLRVPPRLEVSQSSVAGNQVNVTCQVKNFYPRHLQLSWLENGNVSRTETASNLTENKDGTFNWTSWLLVNVTAHREDVVLTCQVEHDGQPAVRRTHTVHISAHKQDKDTGQIPEKSNGWNIFIVVGVVCALLVALLIAALYLLRIRQKKAKGSTSSTRLHEPEKSAREITQIQDNNDITYADLNLPKGKKSTPQAAEPNNHTEYASIQAGPPPVSEDTLTYADLDMVHLNRAPKQSAPKPEPSYSEYASVQVQRK, encoded by the exons GAGTGGCAGGTGAGGAAGAGCTGCAGGTGATTCAGCCTGACAGGTCAGTGTCGGTGGCAGCAGGACAGACGGCCACTCTGAACTGCACCCTGAACTCCTTGCTCCCCGTGGGGCCCATCAAGTGGTTCAGGGGGTCTGGACCAGGCCGCCAGTTAATCTACAGTTTCAAGGGCGGAGAAGGCTCCTTCCCCCGAGTAACAACCGCCACAGATGCTACAAAGAGGAGCAACACGGACTTCTCCATCCGCATCAGTAACATCACCCCTGAGGACACTGGCGTCTACTACTGTGTGAAGTTCCAGAAAGGGACCCCTGATGTGGAGATTAAGTCAGGCCCAGGCACTCAGGTCACCGTGAGTG CCAAACCCTCTCCCCCCGTGGTCTCGGGTCCCACGGAGAGGGCCACGCCTGAGCAGACAGTGAGCTTCACCTGCCAGTCCCACGGCTTCTCCCCCAGAAACATCACCCTGAAATGGTTCAAAAATGGGAACGAGTTGTCGGCCTCCCAGACCAACGTGGACCCAGAGGGAGACAGCGCCTCCTACCGCATCTCCAGCACAGCCGAGGTGGTGCTGGCCCCGGGGGATGTTCGCTCCCAGGTCATCTGTGAGGTGGCCCACGTCACCCTGCAAGGGGGCTCCCCTCTTCGTGGGACCACCAACTTGTCAGAGACCCTCCGAG TTCCGCCCCGTTTGGAGGTTTCCCAAAGCTCCGTGGCAGGGAACCAGGTGAACGTCACCTGCCAAGTGAAGAACTTCTACCCCCGGCACCTACAGCTGAGCTGGTTGGAGAACGGCAATGTGTCCCGAACAGAAACGGCCTCAAACCTCACAGAGAACAAGGATGGGACCTTTAACTGGACAAGCTGGCTGCTGGTGAACGTCACTGCCCACAGGGAGGACGTGGTGCTCACCTGCCAGGTGGAGCATGACGGGCAGCCGGCGGTCCGCAGAACCCACACCGTGCACATCTCTGCCCACAAGCAGGACAAGGATACAGGCCAAATCCCGG AAAAGTCTAACGGCTGGAATATCTTTATTGTGGTGGGCGTGGTTTGTGCCTTGCTGGTGGCCCTGCTGATCGCAGCCCTCTACCTCCTCCGAATTCGACAGAAGAAAG cCAAGGGCTCCACTTCTTCTACAAG GTTGCATGAGCCCGAGAAGAGTGCCAGAGAAATAACCCAG ATCCAGGACAACAACGACATCACATATGCAGACCTGAACCTGCCGAAGGGGAAGAAATCCACCCCGCAGGCGGCCGAGCCCAACAACCACACAGAGTATGCCAGCATTCAGGCCGGCCCTCCGCCCGTGTCCGAGGACACCCTCACCTATGCCGACCTGGACATGGTCCACCTCAACCGGGCCCCCAAGCAGTCAGCCCCTAAACCCGAGCCATCCTACTCAGAGTATGCCAGTGTCCAGGTCCAGAGGAAGTGA
- the SIRPA gene encoding tyrosine-protein phosphatase non-receptor type substrate 1 isoform X2 yields the protein MEPARPAPGRLGPLLCLLLAASSPWTGVAGEEELQVIQPDRSVSVAAGQTATLNCTLNSLLPVGPIKWFRGSGPGRQLIYSFKGGEGSFPRVTTATDATKRSNTDFSIRISNITPEDTGVYYCVKFQKGTPDVEIKSGPGTQVTVSAKPSPPVVSGPTERATPEQTVSFTCQSHGFSPRNITLKWFKNGNELSASQTNVDPEGDSASYRISSTAEVVLAPGDVRSQVICEVAHVTLQGGSPLRGTTNLSETLRVPPRLEVSQSSVAGNQVNVTCQVKNFYPRHLQLSWLENGNVSRTETASNLTENKDGTFNWTSWLLVNVTAHREDVVLTCQVEHDGQPAVRRTHTVHISAHKQDKDTGQIPALYLLRIRQKKAKGSTSSTRLHEPEKSAREITQIQDNNDITYADLNLPKGKKSTPQAAEPNNHTEYASIQAGPPPVSEDTLTYADLDMVHLNRAPKQSAPKPEPSYSEYASVQVQRK from the exons GAGTGGCAGGTGAGGAAGAGCTGCAGGTGATTCAGCCTGACAGGTCAGTGTCGGTGGCAGCAGGACAGACGGCCACTCTGAACTGCACCCTGAACTCCTTGCTCCCCGTGGGGCCCATCAAGTGGTTCAGGGGGTCTGGACCAGGCCGCCAGTTAATCTACAGTTTCAAGGGCGGAGAAGGCTCCTTCCCCCGAGTAACAACCGCCACAGATGCTACAAAGAGGAGCAACACGGACTTCTCCATCCGCATCAGTAACATCACCCCTGAGGACACTGGCGTCTACTACTGTGTGAAGTTCCAGAAAGGGACCCCTGATGTGGAGATTAAGTCAGGCCCAGGCACTCAGGTCACCGTGAGTG CCAAACCCTCTCCCCCCGTGGTCTCGGGTCCCACGGAGAGGGCCACGCCTGAGCAGACAGTGAGCTTCACCTGCCAGTCCCACGGCTTCTCCCCCAGAAACATCACCCTGAAATGGTTCAAAAATGGGAACGAGTTGTCGGCCTCCCAGACCAACGTGGACCCAGAGGGAGACAGCGCCTCCTACCGCATCTCCAGCACAGCCGAGGTGGTGCTGGCCCCGGGGGATGTTCGCTCCCAGGTCATCTGTGAGGTGGCCCACGTCACCCTGCAAGGGGGCTCCCCTCTTCGTGGGACCACCAACTTGTCAGAGACCCTCCGAG TTCCGCCCCGTTTGGAGGTTTCCCAAAGCTCCGTGGCAGGGAACCAGGTGAACGTCACCTGCCAAGTGAAGAACTTCTACCCCCGGCACCTACAGCTGAGCTGGTTGGAGAACGGCAATGTGTCCCGAACAGAAACGGCCTCAAACCTCACAGAGAACAAGGATGGGACCTTTAACTGGACAAGCTGGCTGCTGGTGAACGTCACTGCCCACAGGGAGGACGTGGTGCTCACCTGCCAGGTGGAGCATGACGGGCAGCCGGCGGTCCGCAGAACCCACACCGTGCACATCTCTGCCCACAAGCAGGACAAGGATACAGGCCAAATCCCGG CCCTCTACCTCCTCCGAATTCGACAGAAGAAAG cCAAGGGCTCCACTTCTTCTACAAG GTTGCATGAGCCCGAGAAGAGTGCCAGAGAAATAACCCAG ATCCAGGACAACAACGACATCACATATGCAGACCTGAACCTGCCGAAGGGGAAGAAATCCACCCCGCAGGCGGCCGAGCCCAACAACCACACAGAGTATGCCAGCATTCAGGCCGGCCCTCCGCCCGTGTCCGAGGACACCCTCACCTATGCCGACCTGGACATGGTCCACCTCAACCGGGCCCCCAAGCAGTCAGCCCCTAAACCCGAGCCATCCTACTCAGAGTATGCCAGTGTCCAGGTCCAGAGGAAGTGA